The Peribacillus sp. FSL E2-0218 genome contains a region encoding:
- a CDS encoding IS1182 family transposase, with the protein MLSKHDSIQRDQLEMITLDQLVPPNHLVRKMEAAIDFTFIQYTFGIRSMRKTIEEVETNMAYRWFLGYGFHDKVPHFSTFGKNYERRFKDTDLFEQIFCRILMTAANKKVISVEHVFVDSTHVKASANKRKFEKKIVRKETRAYQGRLQEEINQDRENHGKKPFPPDKFDKEETKAIKESTTDPESGYYVKDERTKQFAYSFHAAADGNGFVLGTIVTPGNTHDSHILEPLVEQVIEKVGKPEAVAADAAYKTPAITSYLFNKEITPALPYTRPRTKEGFFRKHDYVYDEHFDCYLCPSGETLKYSTTNKEGYREYKSPKQICATCSFLSRCTESKDHQKVVTRHIWQAYVEEADHLRHHQEVKPIYAKRKETIERVFADAKEKHGMRWTTLRGLKKLSMQAMLTFAAMNVKKMATWTWQGPKTA; encoded by the coding sequence ATGCTTTCTAAACATGATTCTATTCAGCGAGATCAACTTGAAATGATTACTTTAGATCAACTGGTGCCACCGAACCATTTGGTTCGTAAAATGGAGGCTGCCATTGACTTCACTTTCATTCAATATACCTTCGGTATTCGTTCCATGCGTAAAACGATTGAAGAAGTTGAAACCAATATGGCTTACCGTTGGTTCTTAGGCTATGGTTTCCATGATAAAGTACCTCATTTCTCTACGTTCGGAAAAAATTATGAGCGACGCTTTAAAGATACAGACCTGTTTGAACAGATTTTCTGTCGCATTTTAATGACAGCTGCTAATAAAAAGGTAATAAGTGTAGAACACGTTTTCGTGGATTCCACACATGTGAAAGCCAGTGCGAATAAACGGAAATTTGAAAAGAAAATCGTTCGTAAAGAAACACGAGCGTATCAAGGACGTCTTCAAGAAGAAATCAATCAAGATCGTGAAAACCACGGAAAGAAGCCTTTTCCACCAGATAAATTTGATAAGGAAGAAACCAAAGCAATTAAAGAAAGTACTACGGATCCTGAGAGTGGCTACTATGTGAAAGATGAACGAACAAAACAGTTTGCCTATTCATTCCATGCGGCCGCAGACGGCAACGGTTTTGTATTGGGAACGATTGTAACACCTGGTAATACACATGACAGTCATATTTTGGAGCCACTTGTTGAGCAAGTGATTGAGAAAGTTGGAAAACCAGAAGCAGTTGCCGCAGATGCAGCTTATAAAACACCAGCGATTACAAGCTACCTATTTAACAAAGAAATCACACCTGCTTTACCCTATACACGTCCTCGTACAAAAGAAGGATTCTTTCGCAAACATGACTATGTTTACGATGAACACTTTGATTGTTACCTTTGCCCTTCGGGAGAAACTTTAAAGTACTCAACAACAAATAAAGAGGGCTATCGCGAGTACAAATCGCCCAAACAAATTTGTGCAACATGCTCATTTTTATCACGGTGTACGGAAAGCAAAGACCATCAAAAAGTAGTGACACGGCATATCTGGCAAGCATATGTGGAAGAAGCAGATCATCTGCGTCATCATCAAGAGGTAAAACCTATATATGCGAAACGCAAAGAAACGATTGAGCGTGTATTCGCAGATGCAAAAGAAAAGCATGGTATGCGTTGGACTACTTTAAGGGGACTTAAAAAATTGTCGATGCAGGCGATGCTTACTTTCGCTGCCATGAATGTAAAGAAGATGGCCACTTGGACATGGCAAGGTCCTAAAACGGCTTAA
- a CDS encoding acyl-CoA carboxylase subunit beta, which translates to MVTTDKLTETVETIKKGGLEKYHQKNAEKGKLFVRERLELLFDEGVEIEDAFFANCANDGLPADGVVTGIGKINGQRVCVMANDSTVKAGSWGARTVEKIIRIQETAEKLQLPLLYLVDSAGARITDQVEMFPGRRGAGRIFYNQVKLSGKVPQICLLFGPSAAGGAYIPAFCDIVVMVEGNASMYLGSPRMAEMVIGEKVTEEEMGGAKMHCSVSGCGDVLVKSEEESIAFARKYLSYFPGNYQEKPAPVKPELPEQFDKTLEELIPKNQNAPFNMYDLIDRVIDKESFCEIKKLFAPELITGLARLNGQSIGIIANQPRVKGGVLFHDSADKAAKFINLCDAFHIPLLFLVDIPGFMIGTKVEQAGIIRHGAKMISAMSEATVPKISVIVRKAYGAGLYAMAGPAFEPDCVLALPTALIAVMGAEAAVNAVYANKINAMEAEERPAFIAQKRTEYNEDIDIYRLASEMIVDGIIQPNDLRAELSVRFEAYGSKQLTFTERKHGVYPV; encoded by the coding sequence ATGGTGACGACTGATAAATTAACGGAAACGGTAGAAACGATCAAAAAAGGCGGTTTAGAAAAATATCACCAAAAAAATGCTGAAAAAGGAAAGCTTTTCGTACGTGAACGTCTGGAGCTCTTATTTGATGAAGGGGTTGAAATAGAGGACGCCTTCTTTGCCAATTGTGCCAATGATGGCCTTCCGGCGGATGGGGTCGTTACAGGAATCGGAAAAATAAATGGTCAGAGGGTTTGTGTCATGGCCAATGATTCGACCGTTAAAGCCGGTTCTTGGGGAGCAAGGACTGTCGAGAAAATCATCCGCATCCAAGAAACCGCAGAAAAACTGCAGCTGCCGCTACTATACTTGGTCGACTCTGCAGGGGCAAGGATTACCGATCAAGTGGAAATGTTTCCGGGACGCCGCGGTGCAGGACGCATTTTTTATAACCAAGTGAAGTTATCCGGAAAAGTCCCGCAAATCTGTCTATTGTTCGGCCCTTCAGCAGCAGGAGGGGCATATATCCCAGCTTTTTGTGATATTGTCGTGATGGTCGAGGGGAATGCTTCGATGTATTTAGGTTCACCGAGAATGGCGGAAATGGTCATTGGCGAAAAGGTGACCGAAGAGGAGATGGGCGGGGCTAAAATGCATTGCTCCGTTTCAGGATGCGGAGATGTGCTGGTGAAATCGGAAGAAGAGTCGATCGCGTTTGCCCGCAAATACTTAAGCTATTTTCCAGGAAATTATCAGGAAAAGCCTGCACCTGTGAAGCCTGAACTTCCAGAGCAATTTGACAAGACGTTGGAGGAATTGATTCCGAAAAATCAGAACGCCCCCTTCAATATGTATGATTTGATCGACCGGGTCATAGACAAGGAGTCGTTTTGTGAAATCAAGAAGCTTTTCGCCCCCGAATTAATTACCGGGCTGGCCAGGCTGAATGGGCAGTCCATTGGGATCATTGCCAATCAGCCGCGTGTCAAAGGCGGGGTATTGTTTCATGATTCAGCAGACAAGGCAGCGAAATTCATCAATTTATGTGATGCCTTCCATATACCGTTATTGTTCCTTGTGGATATTCCTGGATTCATGATCGGGACGAAGGTCGAGCAGGCAGGCATCATTCGCCATGGTGCGAAAATGATTTCGGCCATGAGTGAAGCCACGGTGCCTAAGATTTCTGTTATTGTCCGTAAGGCTTATGGCGCCGGGCTATATGCGATGGCCGGCCCCGCTTTTGAACCGGATTGCGTTCTTGCCCTGCCAACGGCGCTGATCGCCGTCATGGGGGCGGAAGCTGCAGTCAATGCCGTTTATGCCAATAAAATCAATGCAATGGAAGCGGAAGAAAGGCCTGCCTTCATCGCCCAGAAGCGAACTGAATACAATGAAGACATTGATATTTATCGTTTAGCATCCGAGATGATCGTAGATGGCATCATCCAGCCCAATGACCTGAGAGCTGAGTTGAGTGTCAGGTTTGAGGCGTATGGAAGCAAACAATTGACATTTACGGAGCGCAAGCACGGAGTCTATCCCGTCTAA
- a CDS encoding DUF5082 family protein codes for MVYADILSQMHSAISSKKANINEKIDRLVKAKNEIMEEQSMCLNEIRNIKTPELGKNWTGERSDKFQEARQDAYQVMFGVIHDDYDDYQWKIEAMITKLNAENTLLSIAGNIAQEADHLLNKGEEAFEQVESKIADLKRRLF; via the coding sequence ATGGTTTATGCAGATATTTTGAGTCAAATGCATTCTGCAATATCCAGTAAAAAGGCTAATATAAATGAAAAAATTGACCGTCTAGTAAAGGCGAAAAACGAAATTATGGAAGAACAAAGTATGTGCCTTAACGAAATCAGGAACATAAAAACTCCCGAGCTAGGAAAAAACTGGACAGGGGAGCGCTCGGATAAATTTCAAGAAGCCCGTCAGGACGCTTATCAGGTGATGTTCGGTGTCATACATGACGATTATGATGATTATCAATGGAAAATCGAAGCGATGATCACCAAGCTCAATGCCGAGAATACGCTTCTGAGTATAGCAGGGAATATAGCCCAAGAAGCCGACCACCTTTTAAACAAAGGAGAAGAGGCATTCGAGCAGGTGGAAAGTAAAATTGCCGATTTAAAAAGGCGGTTGTTCTAA
- a CDS encoding NUDIX domain-containing protein, producing MVQHEKLKYITPDGYTADIAIFTITTKKTAEKAPPEMFLKLLLIKRATNDKEGNPNIEGDKWALPGGFVNAKETAYEAAKRELKEETGVAGFHVEHFGVYDRPGRDPRGWIISNAFYAIVQEEFLHHRKASDDAAEVELFTVQEALQLELAFDHESIIHDAMNLLKKEMVQTTIAQKFLPEEFTLSELQRVLLTARDDAKISADSLFYAKAPKLPFLEKVLDEKGMQKKTKRNSYRPSQLYRFNAEVVTDSIYY from the coding sequence ATGGTCCAGCATGAAAAACTGAAGTATATTACTCCGGACGGATACACCGCGGATATTGCGATCTTTACGATTACGACCAAGAAAACGGCGGAAAAGGCACCACCTGAAATGTTTTTGAAGCTATTATTGATCAAACGTGCCACAAATGACAAAGAAGGAAATCCGAATATTGAGGGAGATAAATGGGCGTTGCCCGGCGGCTTTGTGAATGCCAAGGAGACGGCCTATGAAGCCGCCAAACGAGAATTGAAGGAAGAAACGGGTGTAGCGGGATTCCATGTCGAACATTTCGGTGTTTATGACCGGCCAGGACGCGATCCGAGAGGGTGGATCATTTCCAACGCCTTTTATGCCATCGTGCAGGAAGAGTTTCTCCATCATAGAAAAGCGAGTGACGATGCGGCGGAGGTTGAATTGTTCACGGTGCAGGAAGCTTTGCAATTGGAGCTTGCATTTGACCATGAGTCGATCATCCATGATGCGATGAACTTATTGAAAAAGGAAATGGTGCAAACGACGATAGCACAAAAGTTCCTGCCAGAAGAATTTACTCTATCTGAACTGCAGCGGGTCCTGCTGACAGCAAGAGATGATGCGAAGATTAGCGCGGATTCGCTTTTTTATGCCAAGGCGCCTAAACTTCCGTTTTTGGAGAAAGTTTTGGATGAAAAAGGCATGCAGAAGAAAACAAAACGCAATTCATATCGGCCATCACAGCTTTACCGATTTAATGCAGAGGTTGTCACCGACTCCATTTATTATTAA
- the nadE gene encoding ammonia-dependent NAD(+) synthetase → MRPLQKEIVTKLLVQPTIDPEVEFRKSVDLLKGYLKKNTFLKSFILGISGGQDSTLAGYIAQTAVNELNEETNGNEYKFVAVSLPYGVQADEDDRQLALKFIKPSQTVTVNIKAAVDASVQAVEDAVPEKLSHFLRGNVKARERMKVQYDLAGLYKGVVLGTDHAAEAITGFFTKHGDGAADLIPLYRLNKRQGKEILKFVGAPERLYTKVPTADLEDDKPLIPDEVALGVSYDEIDDYLEGKEIRTEAAEIIEGWYTKTEHKRNEAINVYDTWWK, encoded by the coding sequence ATGCGTCCATTACAAAAAGAAATCGTAACGAAATTGCTAGTTCAACCAACGATCGATCCTGAAGTTGAATTCAGGAAAAGTGTGGATCTTCTGAAAGGATATTTGAAGAAAAATACATTTCTGAAAAGCTTTATACTTGGAATATCCGGAGGGCAGGATTCGACTCTGGCTGGTTATATCGCCCAGACAGCTGTCAATGAATTGAATGAAGAAACGAACGGAAATGAATATAAGTTTGTCGCTGTAAGCTTACCATATGGTGTCCAAGCCGATGAGGATGATAGGCAGCTGGCGTTGAAATTCATCAAGCCAAGCCAAACGGTCACCGTCAACATCAAGGCTGCCGTCGATGCATCCGTTCAGGCTGTGGAAGACGCTGTGCCCGAAAAACTATCGCATTTCTTAAGGGGCAACGTCAAGGCACGCGAACGGATGAAGGTGCAGTATGATTTAGCAGGTCTATATAAAGGTGTCGTGCTTGGAACAGACCATGCAGCTGAAGCCATCACAGGTTTCTTCACGAAACATGGAGATGGCGCTGCCGACCTGATCCCATTGTACCGATTAAACAAAAGGCAAGGAAAGGAAATCCTGAAATTCGTCGGTGCTCCTGAGCGCCTATATACGAAAGTTCCAACTGCCGATTTGGAGGATGACAAACCGCTGATTCCGGATGAGGTGGCATTGGGCGTTAGCTACGACGAGATCGATGATTATCTTGAAGGGAAAGAAATCAGGACGGAAGCTGCCGAAATCATTGAAGGATGGTATACTAAAACCGAACATAAACGCAATGAAGCGATTAACGTTTACGATACTTGGTGGAAATAA
- a CDS encoding acetyl-CoA carboxylase biotin carboxyl carrier protein subunit, producing the protein MAELKASMAGSVWKIVANEGQSVTDGEDIVILESMKMEIPIAAEGAGTIKELKVNEGDFVNEGDVLAVIE; encoded by the coding sequence ATGGCAGAATTAAAAGCGAGCATGGCAGGAAGCGTATGGAAAATCGTAGCGAATGAGGGGCAAAGTGTAACGGACGGGGAGGATATCGTCATTTTGGAATCAATGAAAATGGAAATCCCGATTGCCGCAGAGGGAGCGGGCACTATTAAAGAACTTAAAGTGAATGAGGGGGATTTCGTCAATGAGGGTGACGTATTGGCCGTCATCGAATAA
- a CDS encoding hydroxymethylglutaryl-CoA lyase → MNWPEKVTIKEVGPRDGLQNEQVIIPTQNKIDWIDQLSETGLSYIEVTSFVHPKWIPQLSDAVQVAKGIKRNPDITYAALVPNERGLEAALEGEIDEISVFMSSSETHNLKNINKSISDTLPILKKVIDGAANSGKTVRGYVSTVFGCPYEGEVSMEQVFRVCDQLFDYGISEVSLGDTIGVASPRQVASFLENAVKRYDLSRIALHFHDTRGMALANVLQALQYGVDTFDSSLGGLGGCPYAPGASGNVATDDLVHMLHNMGIQTGINQEKLIKAASMMQSCLEKPLPSHQMAVYNAQ, encoded by the coding sequence ATGAATTGGCCTGAAAAAGTGACGATTAAGGAAGTCGGTCCGCGGGACGGTCTGCAAAATGAACAAGTCATCATACCAACGCAAAACAAAATTGATTGGATCGATCAGCTCTCTGAGACAGGTCTTTCTTATATAGAAGTGACATCCTTTGTACACCCGAAGTGGATTCCCCAATTGAGCGATGCCGTCCAGGTGGCAAAGGGTATAAAGCGAAATCCTGATATCACCTATGCCGCACTCGTCCCGAATGAAAGGGGGCTTGAGGCGGCGCTTGAGGGGGAAATTGATGAAATTTCAGTTTTCATGTCATCAAGTGAAACCCATAATCTTAAAAACATCAATAAATCGATTTCCGATACCCTTCCAATATTGAAGAAGGTCATCGATGGAGCAGCAAATAGCGGAAAAACGGTCAGGGGGTATGTGTCAACCGTTTTCGGCTGTCCATATGAAGGGGAGGTATCAATGGAACAAGTCTTCCGGGTGTGTGACCAATTGTTTGACTACGGAATCAGTGAAGTGTCACTGGGAGATACGATAGGGGTTGCCTCGCCAAGACAGGTTGCCTCGTTCCTTGAAAATGCCGTGAAAAGATATGATCTCAGCCGAATTGCCCTTCATTTCCATGATACAAGGGGCATGGCATTGGCCAATGTCCTCCAAGCGCTGCAGTATGGAGTCGACACCTTCGATTCTTCACTCGGTGGTTTGGGCGGCTGTCCATATGCACCAGGTGCGAGCGGCAATGTTGCTACGGATGACCTGGTCCATATGCTACATAATATGGGGATCCAAACAGGAATCAATCAAGAAAAACTAATCAAGGCAGCCTCGATGATGCAAAGCTGTTTGGAGAAACCTTTGCCTAGCCATCAGATGGCTGTATATAACGCGCAATAA
- a CDS encoding nicotinate phosphoribosyltransferase codes for MEKKYNDDSYALHTDLYQINMAQTYWQDKTHERKAVFEIFFRKLPFNSGYAIFAGLEKIVHYLQNFCFSESDIDYLKNELHYDEEYLDYLQNISFTGTIRCMKEGELVFGNEPILRVEAPLGEAQLIETALLNIVNYHTLVATKASRIKQVIGDESALEFGSRRAQEMDAAIWGARAAYLAGFDSTSNVRAGKLFGIPVSGTHAHSMIQAYKDEYTAFHKYAVSHKDCVFLVDTYDTLRSGIPNAIRVAKELGNKINFIGVRLDSGDLAYLSKEARRMLDAAGFHDAKIVASNDLDEYTIINLKQQGARIDIWGIGTKLITAYDQPALGAVYKMVSIEGEDGNMRDTIKISSNPEKVTTPGLKRVYRIINKVNHHAEGDYLAMEYEKPQDQEKLKMFHPVHTFLSKFVTDFDAVDLHEDIFKDGRLIYDLPSIDEIKAFTKKNLQVLWPEYLRALNPEEYPVDLSQDCWDNKMRNIDEVKANVERMLKK; via the coding sequence ATGGAAAAAAAGTACAACGACGACAGTTACGCCTTACACACCGATCTATACCAAATTAATATGGCCCAAACATACTGGCAAGATAAAACTCATGAGCGAAAGGCCGTTTTTGAGATATTTTTCAGGAAGCTTCCATTTAACAGCGGCTATGCGATTTTTGCCGGACTTGAAAAAATCGTTCATTACCTGCAAAACTTCTGCTTCTCTGAAAGTGATATCGACTATTTGAAAAACGAGCTGCATTATGATGAAGAGTATTTGGATTATTTGCAAAACATAAGTTTTACAGGGACGATTCGCTGCATGAAAGAGGGAGAGCTCGTCTTTGGCAATGAACCGATTTTACGAGTGGAAGCACCTCTTGGTGAAGCCCAGCTGATTGAAACGGCTTTACTGAACATTGTGAACTATCACACACTCGTAGCTACGAAAGCTTCGCGCATTAAACAAGTCATTGGTGATGAGTCCGCCCTTGAATTCGGTTCAAGAAGGGCACAAGAAATGGATGCGGCCATTTGGGGAGCGAGAGCCGCCTATCTTGCTGGTTTCGATTCCACAAGCAATGTCCGTGCGGGTAAACTGTTTGGCATCCCAGTTTCAGGAACGCATGCCCATTCCATGATCCAGGCTTATAAAGATGAATATACGGCATTCCATAAATATGCCGTTTCCCACAAGGATTGTGTTTTCCTCGTCGATACGTATGACACTTTGCGCTCAGGCATCCCAAATGCAATCCGGGTCGCCAAGGAGCTGGGGAATAAAATCAATTTCATCGGCGTCCGCCTCGACAGCGGCGACTTAGCTTACCTATCGAAGGAAGCAAGGCGAATGCTCGATGCTGCTGGTTTCCATGATGCGAAGATTGTTGCATCCAATGATTTGGATGAATACACGATCATAAACTTGAAGCAGCAAGGCGCCAGAATTGACATTTGGGGCATCGGAACCAAATTGATCACAGCTTATGACCAGCCAGCATTGGGCGCGGTCTATAAAATGGTTTCAATAGAGGGCGAAGATGGGAATATGAGAGATACCATCAAAATTTCTTCAAACCCTGAAAAAGTGACGACACCCGGCTTGAAGCGGGTATACCGGATCATCAATAAAGTGAATCACCATGCTGAAGGCGACTATTTGGCCATGGAATATGAAAAGCCGCAGGATCAAGAAAAACTAAAAATGTTTCACCCGGTCCATACCTTCCTTAGTAAATTCGTCACCGACTTCGATGCGGTGGATCTGCATGAGGATATTTTCAAGGACGGCCGTTTGATCTATGATTTGCCATCCATTGATGAAATAAAGGCCTTCACCAAAAAGAATCTCCAAGTACTATGGCCAGAATACCTTCGTGCACTCAATCCTGAAGAATATCCGGTGGACCTTAGCCAGGATTGTTGGGATAATAAGATGAGGAATATTGATGAAGTTAAAGCAAATGTAGAGAGAATGCTTAAGAAATGA
- a CDS encoding DUF3951 domain-containing protein — translation MLPALFPIAIVGLVGLVGFKMFFKKKTPSNGYTPYDDMVMGRKDEGKREQRAQISNLGE, via the coding sequence ATGCTGCCTGCGCTATTTCCGATTGCTATAGTAGGCCTTGTCGGGCTTGTTGGTTTTAAAATGTTTTTCAAAAAAAAAACGCCTTCTAACGGGTATACACCTTACGATGATATGGTGATGGGGAGAAAAGATGAAGGAAAAAGAGAACAGCGGGCACAAATTTCAAACCTTGGAGAATGA
- a CDS encoding enoyl-CoA hydratase: protein MTSLIDISRDDKGIAIVTLNRPDAANALSTELLHNLLEGLNELKSAADLRAVIVTGSGEKAFCAGADLKERAGMNEDEVKETVKLIGDTITALENLPVPVLAAINGSAFGGGLELALACDIRLASETAKMGLTETSLGIIPGGGGTQRLPRIVGMATAKELIYTAKRLDAKTAHELKIISHLYPAQQLMDEAKKLAAEIARNAPLALRAAKAAMNQGVDTTLENGLQIEKDCYQTTLKSRDRLEGLAAFKEKRKPVFTGQ, encoded by the coding sequence ATGACTTCGTTGATTGACATAAGCCGTGATGATAAGGGTATCGCCATCGTCACATTAAATCGGCCTGATGCTGCCAATGCTTTATCGACGGAATTGCTTCATAATCTACTTGAGGGCCTGAATGAATTGAAATCGGCAGCCGATTTACGAGCAGTCATAGTAACCGGATCCGGTGAAAAGGCATTTTGTGCAGGTGCGGATCTAAAGGAACGGGCAGGGATGAATGAGGATGAAGTCAAGGAGACGGTGAAGCTGATCGGCGATACGATCACAGCCTTGGAGAACCTGCCAGTCCCGGTCCTTGCTGCCATTAACGGCTCGGCCTTTGGCGGCGGTTTGGAGCTTGCGCTGGCTTGTGACATACGCCTTGCCTCGGAAACGGCAAAGATGGGACTGACGGAAACGTCATTAGGTATCATTCCTGGGGGAGGCGGTACTCAGCGCCTGCCCCGAATAGTCGGAATGGCGACGGCAAAAGAGCTTATATATACGGCAAAGCGTCTTGATGCAAAAACGGCACATGAACTGAAAATCATCAGTCATCTATATCCTGCCCAACAATTGATGGATGAAGCGAAAAAGCTGGCAGCCGAAATTGCCCGCAACGCTCCATTAGCGCTCAGGGCGGCAAAAGCGGCGATGAATCAAGGGGTGGATACAACCCTTGAAAACGGACTGCAAATTGAAAAAGACTGCTATCAGACAACTCTAAAAAGCCGTGACCGACTGGAGGGCCTGGCAGCATTCAAGGAAAAACGCAAACCGGTATTTACGGGGCAGTGA
- a CDS encoding serine hydrolase has translation MSTVNMELSTLINEASKELEFSGVIGVKAEDKLIYCSAHGYSNRSDEIVNTTETRFGIASGCKLFTSIAICQLIQNELLTLDSRINECLSFEFPHFPPQITIHHLLTHTAGIPDYFDEAVMEDFEELWQKNPMYHIKKLTDFLPMFQDKAMMFKPGERFHYNNAGYILLGLIVEQQSRLEFSEYIDKFIFQPCDMKGSGYFSLDSLPENTALGYIDEADGTWRTNVYSLPIKGGADGGAFITAADMVKFWEGLFSNRLLNREYTHVLLQPHISTDAKGNYYGYGLWISKKNGEIFKYHIMGYDPGVSFHSAVYPAHRLTTVISSNESSGPYDIACLIENEL, from the coding sequence ATGTCCACCGTCAATATGGAACTATCTACATTGATTAATGAAGCTAGCAAGGAACTGGAATTCTCGGGTGTAATTGGCGTGAAGGCGGAAGATAAGCTAATTTATTGTTCGGCACACGGTTATTCCAATCGATCGGACGAAATCGTGAATACGACGGAAACAAGGTTCGGAATCGCTTCTGGCTGCAAGCTGTTCACCTCGATCGCGATTTGCCAACTGATTCAAAATGAATTACTCACATTGGACTCGCGAATAAATGAATGTCTATCGTTCGAGTTTCCACATTTCCCCCCACAGATAACGATCCATCATCTTTTGACACATACTGCCGGTATTCCTGATTACTTTGATGAAGCTGTGATGGAGGACTTCGAAGAGCTATGGCAGAAAAATCCGATGTACCATATAAAAAAATTAACGGATTTCCTGCCAATGTTTCAGGATAAGGCGATGATGTTCAAGCCAGGGGAAAGATTTCATTATAATAATGCCGGTTATATTTTATTAGGGTTGATCGTAGAGCAACAGTCACGACTTGAATTTTCCGAATATATCGATAAATTCATTTTTCAACCCTGTGATATGAAAGGTTCCGGTTACTTCTCCCTGGACAGTCTGCCTGAAAACACGGCACTCGGGTACATAGACGAAGCGGACGGAACATGGAGAACGAATGTATATTCGCTTCCTATCAAAGGCGGGGCGGATGGTGGGGCGTTCATTACGGCAGCGGATATGGTCAAATTTTGGGAAGGTCTCTTTTCCAATCGATTGCTGAATCGAGAATATACCCATGTATTATTGCAGCCCCACATTTCGACGGACGCTAAAGGCAATTACTATGGGTATGGGCTATGGATCAGCAAGAAAAATGGCGAGATATTCAAATATCACATTATGGGATATGACCCTGGTGTAAGTTTCCATTCCGCTGTCTATCCAGCCCACCGCCTCACAACCGTGATTTCTTCGAATGAAAGCAGCGGCCCATATGATATAGCTTGCTTGATCGAGAATGAACTATAA
- a CDS encoding cysteine hydrolase family protein, translated as MGKKALINIDYTYDFVADKGALTCGKPGQDIEEVLVGITKEFIKNGDYTVFAIDLHDEGDRLHPETNLFPPHNISGTMGRDLYGKLKEEYEANKNRSNVHYIDKTRYSAFAGTELDIRLRERHITDVHLVGVCTDICILHTAIDAYNLGYNIFVYEHAVASFNDNGHEWALGHFKGSLGATILS; from the coding sequence ATGGGAAAAAAGGCATTGATCAATATCGATTATACGTATGACTTTGTGGCGGATAAGGGAGCATTGACCTGCGGGAAACCAGGCCAGGATATCGAGGAGGTACTTGTCGGTATAACCAAGGAATTCATCAAAAATGGCGACTACACCGTATTTGCCATTGACTTGCATGATGAAGGAGACCGCTTACATCCTGAAACGAATTTGTTTCCACCGCATAATATTAGCGGTACAATGGGTAGGGACTTATATGGGAAGCTAAAAGAAGAATATGAAGCAAATAAAAATCGAAGTAATGTTCATTATATAGATAAAACACGTTATTCGGCATTTGCAGGAACGGAACTTGATATCCGCCTAAGGGAGCGGCACATTACCGATGTGCATTTAGTCGGGGTGTGCACAGATATTTGCATTTTGCACACGGCAATCGATGCTTACAATCTAGGCTATAATATCTTCGTATATGAACATGCAGTGGCTTCGTTCAACGATAATGGCCACGAATGGGCGCTTGGTCATTTTAAAGGATCTCTTGGCGCAACCATTCTATCATAG